In the [Clostridium] colinum genome, one interval contains:
- the hemB gene encoding porphobilinogen synthase, producing the protein MNRARRLRLTENIRDMVCETKINKSSLIYPIFVQEGNNIKEEIKSMPNQYRYSVDKINFEIENLLKLGIKNIILFGIPEKKDFLGTEAYKDNGIIQKSLKEIKKNFKDMTCITDVCMCEYTTHGHCGILDKNNIVDNDETIKILGKIATSHVEAGADIVAPSDMMDGRIKEIRRALDEKGFINTPIISYAVKYASAFYGPFREAADSAPSFGDRKTYQMDYRNRKEALKEAFYDIEEGADIIMVKPALSYLDIIRDIKNNINLPVCAYSVSGEYSMIKMAGEKGIIDEEKLIIETTTSMYRAGTDILITYFAKELSKFIDEGRI; encoded by the coding sequence ATGAATAGAGCTAGAAGGCTTAGATTAACAGAAAACATAAGAGATATGGTATGTGAAACTAAAATAAACAAATCTTCTTTAATATATCCTATATTTGTTCAAGAAGGGAATAATATAAAAGAAGAAATAAAATCTATGCCCAACCAATATAGGTATAGTGTAGATAAGATAAATTTTGAAATAGAAAATCTTTTAAAATTAGGTATAAAAAATATTATATTATTTGGCATACCAGAAAAAAAAGATTTTTTAGGAACAGAAGCATATAAAGATAATGGAATTATACAAAAATCTTTAAAAGAAATAAAGAAAAATTTTAAAGATATGACGTGTATAACAGATGTATGTATGTGTGAATATACAACACACGGACATTGCGGTATATTAGATAAAAATAACATTGTAGATAATGATGAAACTATAAAAATATTAGGTAAAATAGCTACAAGTCATGTTGAGGCTGGTGCAGATATAGTTGCACCTTCTGATATGATGGATGGAAGAATAAAAGAAATAAGAAGAGCTTTAGATGAAAAAGGCTTTATAAATACACCTATTATAAGTTATGCAGTAAAATATGCATCTGCTTTTTATGGTCCTTTTAGAGAAGCGGCAGATTCTGCTCCAAGTTTTGGAGATAGAAAAACATATCAAATGGATTATAGAAATAGAAAAGAAGCATTAAAAGAAGCTTTTTATGATATAGAAGAGGGCGCAGATATAATAATGGTTAAACCAGCCCTTAGTTATTTAGATATTATAAGAGATATAAAAAATAATATTAATTTGCCAGTTTGTGCTTATAGTGTTAGTGGGGAATATTCTATGATAAAAATGGCAGGTGAAAAAGGTATAATAGATGAAGAAAAGCTAATTATAGAAACAACAACTAGTATGTATAGAGCCGGTACAGATATTTTAATAACATATTTTGCTAAAGAGCTTTCAAAATTTATAGATGAAGGAAGGATATAG
- the hemL gene encoding glutamate-1-semialdehyde 2,1-aminomutase, with protein sequence MNIFDIANKYIPGGVNSPVRAFKSVGLEPIFIDRADKAYLYDINEKEYIDYVCSWGPLILGHNNDEIRKNVIKACEKGLSYGAATKLEVEIAQFICENIKHIEKIRMVNSGTEAVMSAIRLARGYTGKEKVIKFDGCYHGHSDSMLIQAGSGLMTEGTPDSSGVTKNCAIDTISIPYNNLDILEEVFKKQHNNIACVILEPISANMGVVLPNDKFLKGVRELCDTYKSVLIFDEVITGFRLGFGGATEYFNIIPDLVTYGKIIGAGMPVGAYGGKKEIMDMIAPSGPVYQAGTLSGNPIAMTAGLTQLKILKENKNIYENINSMSKYLFENIKSIIDRNNMDCIVNYVGSLGNIFFTKERVFDYESAKKSDTKKYAKYFKQMIDRGVYIAPSQFEAMFICNEHNKNIIDKTLNIIEDSIKNI encoded by the coding sequence ATGAATATTTTTGATATAGCAAATAAATATATACCAGGAGGTGTAAATAGCCCTGTTAGAGCTTTTAAATCTGTAGGATTAGAGCCAATTTTTATAGATAGGGCAGATAAGGCTTATTTATATGATATAAATGAAAAAGAATATATAGATTATGTTTGTTCGTGGGGGCCGTTAATATTAGGACATAACAATGATGAAATAAGAAAAAATGTTATAAAAGCTTGTGAAAAGGGTCTTAGTTATGGAGCGGCTACAAAACTAGAAGTAGAAATAGCACAATTTATCTGTGAAAATATTAAGCATATAGAAAAAATTAGAATGGTTAATTCGGGAACAGAAGCCGTTATGAGTGCTATAAGGCTCGCTAGAGGATACACTGGAAAAGAAAAAGTAATAAAATTTGATGGTTGTTATCATGGACATAGTGATTCTATGTTAATACAAGCAGGGTCTGGGCTTATGACAGAAGGAACGCCAGATAGTAGTGGTGTTACAAAAAACTGTGCAATAGATACAATAAGTATACCTTATAATAATTTAGATATTTTAGAAGAAGTGTTTAAAAAACAACATAATAATATAGCTTGTGTTATATTAGAGCCAATATCGGCTAATATGGGTGTTGTTTTGCCTAATGATAAGTTTTTAAAAGGTGTAAGAGAATTATGCGATACATATAAAAGTGTTTTAATATTTGATGAAGTTATAACAGGATTTAGGCTTGGTTTTGGTGGAGCAACAGAATATTTTAATATAATACCAGATTTAGTAACATATGGAAAAATAATAGGAGCGGGTATGCCTGTTGGAGCTTATGGTGGTAAAAAAGAAATAATGGATATGATAGCTCCTAGCGGGCCAGTTTATCAAGCAGGAACACTAAGTGGTAATCCTATAGCTATGACGGCTGGTTTAACTCAACTTAAAATATTAAAAGAAAATAAAAATATTTATGAAAATATAAATAGTATGAGTAAATATTTATTTGAAAATATTAAAAGCATTATAGATAGAAATAACATGGATTGTATCGTAAATTATGTAGGGTCTTTGGGCAATATATTTTTTACAAAAGAAAGAGTATTTGATTATGAATCGGCTAAAAAATCAGACACAAAAAAATATGCAAAATATTTTAAACAAATGATTGATAGAGGTGTATATATAGCACCATCTCAGTTTGAAGCTATGTTTATATGTAATGAGCATAATAAAAATATTATAGATAAGACATTAAATATTATAGAAGATAGTATTAAAAACATATAA
- a CDS encoding peptidoglycan-binding domain-containing protein, translating into MKNINITQTLKAKNIDKNIKTLENDNTNIGYLKFGVFDITIAKPLEGVQIVISNDKENLMTVFTDESGQTPTISLETPPIEYSLEPDSPTPYSIYNALISADGYETEKIEGIQIYSNNESIQNIYMKPLNLANKPVETIIIPPPTIYGDYPSKIPEAEEKDLPKESGFVVLDKVVIPEFVVVHDGDPNDNTAPNYWVPYKDYIKNVASSEIFSTWPDAAIRANILAINSFTLNRVYTEWYRSRGKNFTITNSTRFDQFFVYGRNIFEEISIIVDEMFTTYVKRPNQRQPLLTQYCDGKRVSCPNWLSQWGSKYLAEEGYSTIQILRYYYGNDIFLDNAEKVSGVPSSYPGYPLELGYSGEDVRTIQNQLNSISNNYPAINKLRADGIFGDQTRTAVLTFQQIFNMPQSGIVDFSTWYEISKVFVAVERIAEL; encoded by the coding sequence TTGAAAAATATAAACATTACACAAACTTTAAAAGCCAAAAATATAGATAAAAATATTAAAACATTAGAAAATGATAATACAAATATTGGATATTTAAAATTTGGAGTTTTTGACATAACAATAGCAAAACCATTAGAGGGGGTACAAATTGTTATAAGCAATGATAAAGAAAATTTAATGACTGTTTTTACAGATGAATCTGGTCAAACCCCTACTATCTCTTTAGAAACTCCACCAATAGAATATTCCTTAGAACCAGATAGCCCAACTCCATATAGTATATATAATGCTTTAATATCGGCAGATGGGTATGAAACAGAAAAAATTGAAGGTATACAAATATATTCAAATAACGAATCTATACAAAATATATATATGAAACCTTTAAATTTAGCTAATAAACCTGTAGAAACAATTATTATACCACCACCTACTATTTATGGTGACTATCCTTCAAAAATACCTGAAGCAGAAGAGAAAGATTTACCAAAAGAATCTGGCTTTGTTGTTTTAGATAAAGTTGTTATACCAGAATTTGTAGTAGTACACGATGGTGATCCAAATGATAATACTGCCCCTAACTATTGGGTACCTTATAAAGATTATATTAAAAATGTTGCATCAAGTGAAATTTTTTCAACTTGGCCAGATGCTGCTATAAGGGCAAATATTTTAGCTATAAATTCTTTTACATTAAATAGAGTATATACAGAATGGTATAGGTCTAGAGGTAAAAATTTTACAATAACAAACTCTACAAGGTTTGACCAATTTTTTGTATATGGAAGAAATATTTTTGAAGAAATAAGTATAATTGTAGATGAAATGTTTACAACATATGTAAAAAGGCCAAACCAAAGGCAACCACTTTTAACTCAATATTGTGATGGTAAGCGTGTTAGTTGTCCTAATTGGCTTAGTCAATGGGGGTCTAAATATCTCGCTGAGGAAGGTTATAGCACAATACAGATATTAAGATATTATTATGGTAATGATATATTCTTAGATAATGCAGAAAAAGTTAGTGGTGTTCCTTCTTCTTATCCAGGATATCCTTTAGAGCTTGGATATAGTGGTGAAGATGTTAGAACTATACAAAATCAATTAAACTCTATATCAAATAACTACCCTGCTATTAATAAACTTAGAGCAGATGGTATTTTTGGAGACCAAACAAGAACGGCCGTTTTAACTTTCCAACAAATATTTAATATGCCTCAATCTGGTATAGTAGATTTTTCTACTTGGTATGAAATATCAAAAGTTTTTGTAGCTGTAGAACGAATAGCCGAGTTATAA
- a CDS encoding HD domain-containing protein, with protein MKAIWSKRRLTNNEDELAQEFMECVKDIIHLDEIKQLDNFVQHCNTSRLQHSLNVAYYSFLWAKKRGLDYKSVARAGILHDLYLYDWRQVETEQHHAFHHPKEALKNAEMLVELNEIEKDAIKNHMWPLSEAFPKYKESYILSWVDKYCAVVEVSVQLCKSILKVKMFSKKAVSK; from the coding sequence ATGAAAGCTATCTGGTCTAAAAGAAGATTAACTAATAATGAAGATGAATTAGCACAAGAATTTATGGAATGTGTTAAAGATATAATACACTTAGATGAAATAAAACAATTAGATAATTTTGTACAACATTGTAACACTAGTAGGTTACAACATAGCTTAAATGTTGCTTATTATAGTTTTTTATGGGCTAAAAAAAGAGGACTAGATTATAAATCAGTTGCTAGAGCAGGTATTTTACACGATTTATATTTATATGATTGGCGTCAAGTAGAAACAGAACAACATCACGCTTTTCATCATCCAAAAGAAGCTTTAAAAAATGCAGAAATGTTAGTAGAGCTTAATGAAATTGAAAAAGATGCAATAAAAAATCATATGTGGCCTTTATCGGAAGCTTTTCCTAAATATAAAGAAAGTTATATTTTAAGTTGGGTTGATAAATATTGTGCTGTTGTGGAAGTATCTGTACAACTATGTAAATCTATCTTAAAAGTTAAAATGTTTTCTAAAAAGGCTGTATCTAAGTAA
- a CDS encoding alpha/beta-type small acid-soluble spore protein, whose amino-acid sequence MASNKKAIPEARAALDAFKYEVANEIGVPLKKGYNGDLTSYQNGSVGGYMVKKMIEAQERHMAGQKNS is encoded by the coding sequence ATGGCAAGTAATAAAAAAGCAATTCCAGAAGCAAGAGCAGCCCTTGATGCATTTAAATACGAGGTTGCAAATGAAATAGGAGTGCCTTTAAAAAAAGGCTATAATGGAGATTTAACTTCATATCAAAACGGTTCTGTTGGTGGCTATATGGTTAAAAAAATGATTGAAGCTCAAGAAAGACATATGGCAGGACAAAAAAATAGCTAA
- a CDS encoding APC family permease, producing the protein MEDNKKYGLFTAITMIMGIVIGSGIFFKADDVLTYTNGNVLLGIFIFCIAAISIIFGSLSISQLATRTDNPGGIISYAEEFINKETASAFGWFQTFLYLPSLIAVVCWVAGIYICQLFNIKDSFLNPYTIGIIIMVLIYLMNTLSAKIGGYFQNISMIIKLIPLILFAILGMIKGEPQNVLSSDFESIKTAGVSLGILSAFGPIAFAFDGWIVSTSISHEIRNSKRNLPIALIISPILVLLIYILYFVGISVFVGTENVLILGNDSVNKMASILFGETGSKIIVIFVIISVLGTINGLTLGLIRMPYSLAIRNMVPFSKPLSKQNEKLHNMPLNSAIFSFIISLIWYAIHYITQINNMPGDVSEIIVCISYINYSILYCVIIKLAIKGEIKNKFMGYFVPIMAIIGSLIILTGGFNNPLFIYYLILCLVTMLIGYFYLKKSK; encoded by the coding sequence ATGGAAGATAACAAAAAATATGGACTTTTTACCGCAATAACAATGATAATGGGTATAGTTATAGGCTCTGGAATATTTTTTAAAGCAGATGATGTTTTAACTTATACTAATGGAAATGTACTTTTAGGTATATTTATATTTTGTATAGCTGCAATATCTATAATATTTGGTAGTCTTTCTATATCTCAATTAGCAACTAGAACAGATAATCCAGGCGGTATTATATCTTATGCTGAAGAGTTTATAAATAAAGAAACTGCATCTGCATTTGGTTGGTTTCAAACATTTTTATATTTACCATCTTTAATAGCTGTTGTATGTTGGGTTGCTGGTATATATATATGTCAATTATTTAATATAAAAGATAGTTTTTTAAATCCTTATACTATTGGTATTATAATTATGGTTTTAATTTACCTTATGAATACTTTATCCGCTAAAATTGGTGGTTATTTTCAAAATATATCTATGATTATAAAATTAATCCCTTTAATTTTATTTGCTATATTAGGTATGATAAAGGGTGAACCTCAAAATGTCTTAAGCTCTGATTTTGAAAGTATAAAAACTGCCGGTGTAAGTTTAGGTATATTATCTGCTTTTGGACCTATTGCATTTGCATTTGATGGTTGGATAGTTTCTACATCTATATCTCACGAAATAAGAAATAGTAAAAGAAATTTACCAATAGCACTTATAATATCTCCTATATTAGTATTATTAATATATATATTATATTTTGTAGGTATTAGTGTTTTTGTAGGAACTGAAAATGTTCTTATATTAGGAAATGATAGTGTTAATAAAATGGCTAGTATATTGTTTGGTGAAACAGGTTCTAAAATAATTGTAATTTTTGTAATTATTTCTGTTTTAGGTACTATAAATGGTCTTACATTAGGGCTAATAAGAATGCCTTATTCTTTAGCTATTAGAAATATGGTACCTTTTAGCAAACCTTTATCAAAACAAAATGAAAAACTTCATAATATGCCTTTAAATTCTGCTATTTTTTCATTTATTATTAGCTTAATTTGGTATGCTATACACTATATAACTCAAATTAATAATATGCCTGGAGATGTATCTGAAATAATCGTTTGTATTAGCTATATAAATTATTCTATATTATATTGTGTTATTATAAAGTTAGCTATAAAAGGTGAAATTAAAAATAAATTTATGGGTTATTTTGTTCCTATAATGGCTATTATAGGCTCATTAATAATTTTAACAGGTGGCTTTAACAATCCTTTATTTATTTATTATCTTATTCTTTGCCTAGTAACTATGCTTATAGGTTATTTTTATTTAAAAAAATCTAAATAA
- a CDS encoding CAP domain-containing protein, which translates to MKKFITTTFALTLFSTASVFGASYSPNNQTLNFLTINGKPISYNQNNSQSKPNNNVNDNQNNSNNNLNCKPNKPNNNTNNNTNNKPLPEKPNQSVEDDNNLNSSVSNVEQEVVRLVNIERQKAGLAPLKMDTQLSKVARLKSEDMKKKGYFSHTSPTYGSPFDMLKQFNITYKTAGENIAKGQRTAQQVVDAWMNSEGHRRNILSKSFTHIGVGNTSNYWTQLFIAK; encoded by the coding sequence ATGAAAAAATTTATTACTACAACTTTTGCTTTAACATTATTTTCGACAGCAAGTGTATTTGGAGCTAGTTATAGCCCAAATAACCAAACATTAAACTTTTTAACCATTAATGGAAAGCCGATAAGCTATAATCAAAATAATAGCCAAAGCAAACCAAACAATAATGTAAATGATAATCAAAATAATTCAAACAACAATTTAAATTGTAAGCCAAATAAACCAAACAACAATACAAATAATAACACAAATAACAAACCTTTACCAGAAAAACCTAACCAATCAGTTGAAGATGACAATAATTTAAATAGCTCTGTATCTAATGTAGAACAAGAGGTAGTTAGACTTGTTAATATAGAAAGACAAAAAGCAGGTTTAGCACCATTAAAAATGGATACACAGTTATCTAAGGTGGCAAGATTAAAATCTGAAGATATGAAGAAAAAAGGATATTTCTCGCATACTTCACCAACATATGGTTCACCTTTTGATATGTTAAAACAATTTAACATTACATATAAGACTGCTGGAGAAAATATTGCTAAAGGACAAAGAACTGCACAACAAGTGGTAGATGCTTGGATGAATTCGGAAGGACATAGAAGAAATATTCTTAGTAAATCATTTACACATATTGGTGTTGGTAATACATCAAATTATTGGACACAATTATTTATAGCTAAATAA
- a CDS encoding carbohydrate kinase family protein, protein MNKVYCIGEILIDMVSTDRVGLKNAKSFEKKAGGAPANVACAVAKMGKEAEFMGQIGNDFFGEYLYSILEKYNIKTNLCYKEGNTTLAFVALDKDGERDFSFMRGCDKDYCYKKIDFSCIDNKDILHFGSATGLLDGNLKETYIKLFEYAKEKNIFISFDPNYRENLIKNNMLDKFIEDCKFFIKNSDFIKMSDEEIKLIAKKDDLESCINYIHSLGGKIIAITLGKNGTLLSFNNNIDTIPSIKINQIDSTGAGDAFVGSMLALILDIINQDKYPTFEQLKDICLFSNKVGAITCTNYGAMDSIPTKEQVLSI, encoded by the coding sequence ATGAATAAAGTTTATTGTATAGGTGAAATTTTAATAGATATGGTTTCTACTGACAGAGTAGGTCTTAAAAATGCTAAATCCTTTGAAAAAAAAGCTGGCGGTGCACCTGCAAATGTAGCTTGTGCTGTTGCTAAAATGGGAAAAGAAGCAGAGTTTATGGGACAAATAGGTAATGATTTTTTTGGTGAATACTTATATAGTATATTAGAAAAATATAATATAAAAACTAATCTTTGTTATAAAGAAGGCAATACTACTTTAGCATTTGTTGCATTAGATAAAGACGGAGAAAGAGATTTCTCTTTTATGCGTGGCTGTGACAAAGATTATTGCTATAAAAAAATAGATTTTTCTTGCATAGACAATAAAGATATTTTACATTTTGGAAGTGCAACTGGCTTATTAGACGGAAATTTAAAAGAAACTTATATAAAGCTTTTTGAATATGCTAAAGAAAAAAATATATTTATATCCTTTGATCCTAATTATAGAGAAAATCTTATAAAAAATAATATGCTAGATAAATTTATAGAAGATTGTAAATTTTTTATAAAAAATAGTGATTTTATAAAGATGAGTGATGAAGAAATAAAACTTATAGCTAAAAAAGATGACTTAGAAAGTTGTATAAATTATATTCATTCTTTAGGTGGGAAAATTATAGCTATAACTTTAGGTAAAAATGGTACATTATTATCTTTTAATAATAATATAGATACTATCCCTAGTATAAAAATAAATCAAATAGACTCTACTGGTGCTGGCGATGCTTTTGTAGGCAGTATGTTAGCTTTAATATTAGATATTATTAATCAAGATAAATACCCTACATTTGAACAATTAAAAGATATATGTTTATTTTCTAATAAAGTTGGAGCTATAACTTGTACAAACTATGGAGCTATGGATTCTATACCTACTAAAGAACAAGTATTATCTATTTAA
- a CDS encoding LacI family DNA-binding transcriptional regulator, producing MSKVTIQDIANMCQVSKSSVSRYLNGGYVSKENKEKIKEAIEKTGFKSNFFAKRLKSKNSNLIGAVIPRIDSITVGKVLNGINNTCVENNYTILMQSSNLDLKKEIDCITSLYNQGVDGIIVYTLGITNDHIKIYNNIKIPIIFLNQKNENVNYICIDDYKAGYIMAEYFYKNNHKNIVFLGVNEKDKSVGIERKKGFYDFYKKNVSNYTINFVETDFSFKKAYNKGNDVLKFNPTGVICATDNICLGFMLYLNEQGIKIPDEISVAGFGGYEVSSVIKPSITTIEFNYELLGKIATKNILNLISNNSNDEKVDIDLKLILGESIKNIGDNYE from the coding sequence ATGAGTAAAGTTACTATACAAGATATAGCAAATATGTGTCAAGTATCTAAAAGTAGTGTTTCACGATATTTAAATGGTGGATATGTTAGTAAAGAAAATAAAGAAAAAATTAAAGAAGCAATAGAAAAAACTGGTTTTAAATCAAATTTCTTTGCTAAAAGATTAAAATCTAAAAATAGCAATCTAATAGGTGCTGTTATCCCTAGGATAGACTCTATAACTGTTGGCAAAGTTTTAAATGGTATAAATAATACTTGTGTAGAAAATAATTATACTATTTTAATGCAATCTTCAAATCTTGATTTAAAAAAAGAAATTGATTGTATAACCTCTTTGTATAATCAAGGTGTTGATGGTATTATAGTTTACACTTTAGGAATAACTAATGACCATATAAAAATATATAATAACATAAAAATACCTATAATTTTTCTAAATCAAAAAAATGAAAATGTAAATTATATTTGTATTGATGATTACAAAGCTGGATATATAATGGCAGAATATTTTTATAAAAATAACCACAAAAATATAGTTTTTCTAGGTGTTAATGAAAAAGATAAATCTGTAGGTATAGAAAGAAAAAAAGGCTTTTATGATTTTTATAAAAAAAATGTATCTAACTACACTATAAATTTTGTAGAAACAGATTTTTCTTTTAAAAAAGCCTATAATAAAGGAAATGATGTTTTAAAGTTTAACCCTACAGGTGTTATATGTGCAACAGATAATATTTGCTTGGGCTTTATGCTTTATCTTAATGAACAAGGTATAAAAATACCAGATGAAATATCTGTTGCTGGTTTTGGTGGTTATGAAGTAAGCTCTGTAATAAAGCCTTCTATTACAACAATAGAGTTTAACTACGAACTATTAGGTAAAATAGCAACAAAAAATATTCTAAATTTAATAAGTAACAATAGTAATGATGAAAAAGTTGATATAGATTTAAAACTTATTTTAGGAGAATCTATAAAAAACATAGGAGATAATTATGAATAA
- a CDS encoding glycoside hydrolase family 32 protein, which yields MNSLTKHLKKSIEIIEENKFNNDLWRLNFHLMPPIGWLNDPNGLCYFKGDYHIFFQYSPFNPNGELKFWGHYKSKDLINWEYLGVPLLPDQPFDCHGVYSGSALIENDTMYLYYTGNVKYEDEDYDYINNGRGSNTILAISDGNKIINKKCLLTNDDYPKNLTCHIRDPKVWKENDVYYMVLGARTKEDKGIILLYKSLDKINWSFLNTIESKNIFGYMWECPDLFILDNKTIVMISPQGVKEDGYKYQNIYQSGYYILTGDYKTSNYSLNEFTEIDRGFDFYAPQTFLDNKNRRILIGWLGLPDIDPYYTNKTIENGWQHALTIPRVLNIIDNKIYQQPIEELKTLRKEKLNIQNNQKYNIVCCFELLIENILKNITIVLADDTIIQFKNNLFTLKFNNNDLGCGRTSRSVEINSCNKIQIFVDYSSIEIFINDGEEVFSTRFYPKENNINLEINGNNTENTLYTLNSFSTK from the coding sequence ATGAATTCATTAACAAAACATTTAAAAAAATCTATTGAAATAATAGAAGAAAATAAATTCAATAACGATTTATGGAGATTAAACTTTCATTTAATGCCACCTATAGGTTGGCTTAATGACCCTAATGGCCTTTGTTATTTTAAAGGTGATTATCATATATTTTTTCAATATTCACCTTTTAATCCTAATGGAGAATTAAAATTTTGGGGACATTATAAAAGTAAAGATTTAATAAATTGGGAATACTTAGGTGTCCCCCTTTTACCAGACCAACCTTTCGACTGTCACGGTGTTTATTCTGGCTCTGCTTTAATTGAAAATGATACAATGTATCTCTATTATACTGGTAACGTTAAATATGAGGATGAAGATTATGATTATATAAATAATGGTAGAGGTTCAAATACTATTTTAGCTATTAGTGATGGTAATAAAATTATTAATAAAAAATGTTTACTTACTAATGATGATTACCCTAAAAATTTAACTTGCCACATTAGAGACCCTAAGGTTTGGAAAGAAAATGATGTTTATTATATGGTTTTAGGTGCTAGAACTAAAGAAGACAAAGGAATAATTTTACTTTACAAATCTTTAGATAAAATAAATTGGAGTTTTTTAAATACTATTGAAAGTAAAAATATTTTTGGATATATGTGGGAATGTCCTGATTTATTTATTTTAGATAATAAAACAATAGTTATGATTTCGCCTCAAGGTGTTAAAGAAGATGGGTATAAATATCAAAATATATATCAATCTGGATATTATATTTTAACTGGTGATTATAAAACATCTAATTATAGTTTAAATGAATTTACAGAAATAGATAGAGGGTTTGATTTCTATGCCCCTCAAACATTTTTAGATAATAAAAATAGAAGAATTTTAATTGGTTGGTTAGGTTTACCAGATATAGACCCATATTACACTAATAAAACTATTGAAAATGGTTGGCAACACGCTTTAACTATACCTCGAGTTTTAAACATAATAGATAATAAAATATATCAACAACCTATTGAGGAATTAAAAACACTTCGAAAAGAAAAATTAAATATACAAAATAACCAAAAATATAATATAGTATGTTGTTTTGAACTTTTAATAGAAAATATTTTAAAAAATATAACAATTGTATTGGCAGATGATACTATTATCCAATTTAAAAATAATTTGTTCACATTAAAATTTAATAACAATGACTTAGGTTGTGGAAGAACTAGCAGAAGTGTAGAAATTAATAGTTGTAACAAAATTCAAATATTTGTAGATTATTCTTCCATAGAAATTTTTATTAATGATGGTGAAGAAGTTTTCTCTACAAGATTTTATCCAAAAGAAAATAATATTAACTTAGAAATAAATGGTAATAACACTGAAAACACTTTATATACTTTAAATAGTTTTTCAACAAAGTAG